TTTTTCGGTTTGTAATATCCCTTGTTTAGTCGCTTTTTCAATATAGAAACGCACGACTTGCGCCAGGGTTATATCAGCGGCTTGGAGTTCATTCACCCGGTAATGATTGACATCGGCCAACAACACATCGCAGCGGGTTTGTTCAGTCGCCCGTTCCACAAAATTCTGTAAATCTTCTTGCAAGATACTCGACGTGCAGGTGGGGGTCAGGATGATTAAATCGGGGTGGTCTTCGGTGTCTTTGCGGACGATATTGTCCACAACTTTTTCTTGGGACCCCTGGGCCAACACGTGGCGGTCCACAATGCTGGCAGTCACGGGGGTAAAATGCCGTTCTCGCTCCAACATAGAACGCATGACATTGAAGTAGTCATCCCCTAGGGGGGCGTGCATGATGGCGTGAACCCGCTGAAAGGAACTGGCAATCCGCAAGGTGCCGATATGGGCCGGCCCCGCATACATCCAATAGGCTAATTTCATAGGACGTTTTCCCTGACACACCCAAATTTCAGCTTAGGCCCCTTGGAAAACCCGCTGAGATATCTGTCAGAAAACTTCAGTATTTTTAATGCTTCTCATGGTCAGGGATACATTTTGCAGCAAAATAGGTCCGCCATGCTAACGCAGTTGGAAGCGCACGGCAACGTTCATCCCCTGGCGTCCTTGAGGACTGGCGGTAAATTGCCAGCGCCACACCGACTGGATCGCTACTTCGTCTAACTGGGGCGACCCACTGGATTGACGCAGGCTCACCGCCGTTACCCGGCCATCGGGACCGACATCAATCGTCAAAGCCACGCGACCTTCAATCCCTTGCTGCCGTAGATGGGCTGGATAGGGCGGCTGGGGACAACGCAGACAGGTCACAGGCGCAACCGCAGGCCCAGTTTCACGGGGTTCTGAGGCGCCGGATTCCTTAAGAGCTGGGGGTGCCGGTGCCGCTGCCACCGTTGCCGGGGCTTCCGCCGTCGTTGTTCCTGAACCCGGGGCTGGCGCAGACCCACCTGCAGCAGGAACGGAACCATTGCCAACTAGCGCAGGACCTACGGCTTCTTGACCTTCCCCAGGCGC
The sequence above is drawn from the Gloeomargarita sp. SKYB120 genome and encodes:
- a CDS encoding TonB family protein; protein product: MLIRTKELPSESHFGAWLLLSVLAHAALVLTLALGWWDQWRESTEETYAPVQLIIEEPEPAPPPPVARQPMTPAIRPSPQPVVQATPGPPRVRVTSSQPQPIPTAPVQNFSAPPAAPPVSEPHPTPATPSRARRPAVAAPGEGQEAVGPALVGNGSVPAAGGSAPAPGSGTTTAEAPATVAAAPAPPALKESGASEPRETGPAVAPVTCLRCPQPPYPAHLRQQGIEGRVALTIDVGPDGRVTAVSLRQSSGSPQLDEVAIQSVWRWQFTASPQGRQGMNVAVRFQLR